A region from the Afifella aestuarii genome encodes:
- a CDS encoding FAD-dependent oxidoreductase: MVEQRFDAIVVGAGPSGNAAAYTLAKEGLNVLQLERGEYAGSKNVQGAILYSDALEKLIPNFREDAPLERHVIEQRLWMLDDASYTGMHYRSEEFNEEKPNRYTIIRAQFDKWFSQKVRDAGATVLYETTVKELIRNTSGKVIGVQTDREDGAVMADVVILAEGVNGLVGQRSGLRDELKPDTVALAVKEMHFLPRDVIESRFNLKGDEGVVIEAMGSVTLGMTGTAFLYTNEESISVGIGCLVSDFTEKREAPYELLERFKSHPAIAPLLAGSEVKEYAAHLIPEGGYNAIPSLFGDGWLMVGDAGHFVNAVHREGSNLAMTTGRVAAETVVRLHRMRKEMTKTNLAEYQERLEKTFVLKDMRKYRKIPAFLHGNKETLFGLYPRLLSKAAQTWFRVDGLDKKAKEKAIVSSFRQARTLRGMIGDAFKLARAWR, from the coding sequence ATGGTCGAACAGCGTTTCGATGCGATCGTTGTTGGTGCAGGGCCCTCGGGCAACGCCGCCGCCTACACCCTGGCGAAGGAGGGCTTGAACGTCCTGCAGCTGGAGCGCGGGGAATATGCCGGCTCCAAGAATGTTCAGGGCGCGATCCTCTATTCCGACGCGCTCGAAAAGCTCATCCCGAATTTTCGTGAGGATGCGCCGCTCGAGCGGCATGTCATCGAGCAGCGTCTGTGGATGCTCGATGACGCGTCTTACACCGGCATGCATTACCGCTCGGAAGAGTTCAACGAAGAGAAGCCGAACCGCTACACGATCATCCGCGCGCAGTTCGACAAATGGTTCAGCCAGAAGGTTCGCGATGCCGGCGCGACCGTCCTTTATGAGACGACGGTCAAGGAGCTCATTCGCAACACGTCGGGCAAGGTGATCGGCGTGCAGACCGACCGCGAGGATGGCGCGGTGATGGCCGATGTCGTCATCCTTGCGGAAGGCGTCAACGGCCTCGTTGGCCAGCGTTCGGGGCTGCGCGATGAGCTGAAGCCGGACACCGTGGCGCTTGCGGTCAAAGAAATGCACTTCCTGCCGCGCGACGTCATCGAAAGCCGGTTCAACCTCAAGGGCGACGAAGGCGTCGTCATCGAGGCGATGGGCAGCGTGACGCTCGGCATGACCGGGACCGCCTTTCTCTACACCAACGAGGAATCGATCTCCGTGGGCATCGGCTGCCTCGTCTCCGACTTCACGGAGAAGCGCGAGGCGCCTTACGAACTCCTGGAGAGGTTCAAGTCGCATCCGGCGATCGCGCCGCTTCTGGCGGGCTCGGAGGTGAAGGAATATGCCGCTCATCTCATCCCGGAAGGCGGCTACAACGCCATCCCTTCGCTCTTCGGCGATGGTTGGCTGATGGTGGGCGATGCCGGGCATTTCGTGAATGCCGTCCACCGCGAGGGTTCCAACCTTGCGATGACGACGGGCCGCGTTGCCGCGGAAACCGTCGTGCGGCTGCACCGCATGCGCAAGGAGATGACGAAAACCAATCTCGCCGAATATCAGGAGCGGCTGGAGAAGACCTTCGTCCTCAAGGACATGCGCAAATACCGCAAGATCCCGGCCTTCCTGCACGGCAACAAGGAAACACTCTTCGGCCTCTATCCGCGTCTCTTGAGCAAGGCGGCGCAGACATGGTTCCGCGTCGACGGGCTGGACAAGAAGGCGAAGGAGAAAGCGATCGTCTCCTCGTTCCGCCAGGCGCGGACGTTGAGGGGCATGATTGGTGACGCGTTCAAACTGGCGAGGGCCTGGCGATGA
- a CDS encoding ferredoxin family protein — MSTETDAVKVEEKLYYNRYVVDAGRPHVKIRPHEVPSQALLALTKICPAGCYALNDKGQVEVTPDGCMECGTCRIVCADTHDIEWNYPRGGFGVLFKFG, encoded by the coding sequence ATGAGCACGGAAACAGATGCCGTGAAGGTTGAAGAGAAGCTTTACTACAACCGTTACGTGGTGGATGCGGGCCGTCCGCACGTCAAGATCCGCCCGCATGAGGTGCCGTCTCAGGCGCTTCTGGCGCTGACGAAGATCTGCCCGGCGGGCTGCTATGCCCTCAACGACAAGGGGCAGGTCGAGGTGACGCCCGACGGCTGCATGGAATGCGGCACCTGCCGCATCGTGTGCGCCGATACGCACGACATCGAGTGGAATTATCCGCGCGGCGGTTTCGGCGTCCTGTTCAAGTTCGGCTGA
- a CDS encoding metallophosphoesterase family protein: MAFFSAARTDPQHAVPDGCRVYAIGDIHGRFDLLLDLQEQIKADLAASPPEESVEIFLGDYIDRGPNSRAVLEYLFASEKLCDRRVCLKGNHEAVLLEVLSDPSMLPYWCGQGGSATLRSFGVAPPSGGDQRSLVTCHQALLQALSGGFEQFLRSLALSESVGDYFFVHAGIDPRRPMRAQREEDLVWIREPFLSSGRDFGFCVVHGHTPLDEVDIRPNRIDIDTRAFASGRLTCLVLERDERRFLQTQDVAEPEAVRRR, from the coding sequence ATGGCCTTTTTCTCCGCAGCACGCACTGACCCGCAACACGCCGTCCCAGACGGATGCCGCGTCTATGCGATCGGCGACATTCACGGGCGGTTTGATCTGCTTCTCGATCTTCAAGAGCAGATCAAAGCCGATCTCGCGGCGTCCCCACCGGAAGAGAGCGTCGAGATCTTTCTCGGCGATTACATCGATCGCGGACCCAATTCCCGCGCGGTCCTGGAATATCTGTTCGCGAGCGAAAAGCTCTGCGACCGCCGCGTCTGCCTCAAGGGCAACCATGAGGCGGTGCTTCTCGAGGTCCTCTCCGATCCGAGCATGCTTCCTTATTGGTGCGGGCAGGGCGGATCGGCGACGTTGCGCTCGTTCGGCGTTGCGCCTCCTTCGGGCGGAGATCAGCGCTCGCTCGTCACCTGCCATCAGGCTTTGCTGCAGGCGCTGAGCGGTGGCTTCGAGCAGTTCTTGCGTTCGCTCGCTCTCAGCGAGAGCGTCGGCGACTATTTCTTCGTTCACGCCGGGATCGATCCCAGACGCCCCATGCGGGCGCAGCGGGAGGAGGATCTCGTGTGGATCCGCGAGCCGTTTCTCTCAAGCGGACGGGATTTCGGCTTCTGTGTCGTGCACGGGCACACGCCTCTCGACGAGGTCGACATTCGCCCCAACCGCATCGATATCGACACGCGCGCCTTTGCCTCCGGCCGCCTGACCTGCCTCGTTCTGGAACGGGACGAGCGGCGCTTTCTGCAGACGCAGGATGTGGCAGAGCCCGAGGCCGTCAGGCGGCGGTGA
- the menA gene encoding 1,4-dihydroxy-2-naphthoate octaprenyltransferase, which produces MMVMVDAMTPEKPSPFAIWWYAIRPRTLALSVSPVVAGLTLAWAENGDFHLLLALVTLISAVAIQIGTNLNNDAVDALNGTDDSGRIGPPRVTQKGWATAREVFHATHLAFFIAALGGLYLIQAGGIPILIVGILSLIAGYAYSSGPWPISRSTWGEAFVITFFGLVAVDGTFYLQTGFIDFPAILLGVAIGLPAAAVLLVNNTRDRESDTLAGRQTLAIRVGPLGAGRLYGRLLAASFVMITLLALVGEHLTGALLGLICIPLAWKAHMAFRNATTPADFNGCLGQTASVQAALCLTVSLGLIFTAA; this is translated from the coding sequence ATGATGGTTATGGTCGATGCGATGACCCCGGAAAAACCGTCTCCTTTCGCCATTTGGTGGTACGCCATCCGTCCGCGCACGCTGGCGCTCTCCGTCTCGCCGGTCGTCGCTGGCCTGACGCTGGCATGGGCCGAGAACGGCGATTTTCACCTGCTTCTGGCGCTGGTGACCCTGATTTCGGCCGTGGCCATCCAGATCGGCACCAATCTCAACAACGACGCCGTCGACGCTTTGAACGGGACAGACGATTCCGGCCGCATCGGCCCTCCTCGGGTCACGCAAAAGGGCTGGGCGACGGCGCGCGAGGTCTTCCACGCCACGCATCTCGCCTTCTTCATCGCAGCCCTCGGCGGCCTTTATCTCATCCAGGCCGGCGGTATCCCGATCCTCATCGTCGGCATCCTGTCGCTGATCGCAGGCTACGCCTATTCGTCGGGGCCCTGGCCGATCTCACGCAGCACTTGGGGCGAGGCCTTCGTCATCACCTTTTTCGGTCTCGTCGCTGTCGACGGGACGTTCTATCTGCAGACGGGTTTCATCGACTTCCCGGCCATCCTTCTCGGCGTGGCGATCGGGTTGCCGGCAGCCGCCGTTCTCCTCGTCAACAACACGCGCGATCGCGAAAGCGATACGCTCGCCGGCCGCCAGACGCTCGCGATCCGCGTCGGGCCTCTCGGCGCCGGACGCCTTTACGGCCGTCTGCTCGCCGCGAGCTTTGTGATGATCACCCTGCTCGCCCTCGTCGGCGAACACCTCACCGGCGCTCTCCTCGGCCTCATCTGCATTCCGCTTGCCTGGAAGGCTCACATGGCTTTCCGCAATGCCACGACACCCGCCGATTTCAACGGCTGTCTCGGACAGACCGCGTCGGTTCAGGCCGCGCTCTGTCTCACCGTCAGCCTTGGTCTGATCTTCACCGCCGCCTGA
- the cysC gene encoding adenylyl-sulfate kinase: MQTLAGTLAAPDTLRVLTCGSVDDGKSTLIGRLLYDSKLLLQDQIADLERDSRRHGTTGGDIDFALLVDGLEAEREQGITIDVAWRFFATPRRRFIIADTPGHEQYTRNMATGASTAELAILLVDAEKGLSRQTRRHALICSLMGIKQVVLAVNKMDLVGYDEAVFEKIAADFAAFAERTRIESVTPIPLSAREGDNVTGPSPRLSWWKGPALLPFLEEAPSAPGLVETPLRFPVQWVCRPDHTFRGYAGTISSGRIAVGDEVVVAASGKKSRVTAIDIGENSLEEAVAGQSIMLRLADEVDIARGDVLVPAENRPEVTDQIAAHLVWMAEEPLLPGRPYWLKAANRMVSAQVSELKHHLSVDTLEETAGKVLELNEIGFANLSLAHPIAFDPYGENRETGGFILIDRFTHSTVAAGMVDFSLRRAANIHWQSLDVDRNARARLKNQKPTVLWFTGLSGAGKSTVANWVEKKLYAAGRHTITLDGDNVRHGLNRDLGFTDADRVENIRRVAETAKLMTDAGLIVLVSFISPFRSERQMARQLMMEGEFVEVFVDTPLDIAEKRDPKGLYAKARAGQLKNFTGIDSPYQVPENAEITVDTTSASPEELADEIIAYLRQKGRLS, from the coding sequence ATGCAGACGCTCGCCGGCACGCTTGCCGCGCCCGACACCCTGCGCGTTTTGACCTGCGGCTCCGTCGATGACGGCAAGTCGACCCTGATCGGACGCCTCCTTTACGATTCCAAGCTGCTCTTGCAGGACCAGATCGCCGATCTGGAGCGAGACAGCCGCCGCCACGGCACCACCGGTGGCGACATCGACTTTGCGCTCCTCGTCGATGGGCTCGAGGCCGAGCGCGAGCAAGGCATCACGATCGACGTCGCCTGGCGCTTTTTTGCGACGCCCCGCCGGCGCTTCATCATCGCCGACACGCCGGGCCACGAGCAGTACACCCGCAACATGGCGACCGGAGCGTCGACCGCCGAGCTCGCCATTCTCCTGGTCGACGCCGAAAAAGGCCTGTCGCGACAGACGCGCCGCCATGCCCTGATCTGCTCGCTGATGGGCATCAAGCAGGTCGTGCTGGCCGTCAACAAGATGGATCTCGTCGGCTACGATGAGGCCGTTTTCGAGAAGATCGCGGCAGATTTCGCAGCTTTTGCCGAGCGCACGCGCATCGAAAGCGTCACGCCGATCCCGCTCTCGGCGCGCGAAGGCGACAACGTCACGGGCCCGAGCCCGCGCCTCTCCTGGTGGAAGGGTCCGGCCCTCCTGCCGTTCCTGGAGGAAGCGCCATCCGCTCCGGGCCTCGTCGAAACGCCGTTGCGCTTTCCGGTGCAATGGGTGTGCCGGCCCGATCATACCTTCCGCGGCTATGCGGGCACGATCTCATCCGGGCGCATCGCCGTTGGCGATGAAGTCGTGGTGGCGGCCTCCGGCAAAAAGAGCCGCGTGACAGCAATCGACATCGGCGAGAATTCACTTGAGGAGGCCGTCGCCGGCCAGTCGATCATGCTGCGGCTTGCCGACGAGGTCGATATCGCCCGCGGCGACGTTCTGGTGCCGGCGGAAAACCGGCCGGAAGTGACGGATCAAATCGCCGCCCATCTCGTCTGGATGGCGGAAGAGCCGCTTCTGCCCGGCCGGCCTTATTGGCTGAAAGCCGCCAACCGCATGGTCTCGGCGCAGGTAAGCGAACTGAAGCATCACCTTTCCGTCGACACGCTTGAAGAGACGGCCGGCAAGGTCCTGGAATTGAACGAGATCGGGTTTGCCAACCTGTCGCTGGCGCATCCGATTGCATTCGATCCTTACGGCGAGAACCGCGAAACCGGCGGCTTCATCCTGATCGACCGGTTCACCCATTCGACTGTCGCCGCTGGCATGGTCGATTTCTCGCTGAGACGTGCCGCCAACATTCATTGGCAGTCGCTCGACGTCGACCGCAATGCCCGTGCGCGTCTGAAGAACCAGAAGCCCACGGTGTTGTGGTTCACTGGCCTCTCCGGCGCCGGCAAGTCGACCGTCGCCAATTGGGTCGAAAAGAAACTCTATGCGGCCGGCCGGCACACGATCACGCTCGACGGCGACAACGTTCGCCATGGTCTCAACCGCGATCTCGGTTTCACCGACGCCGACCGGGTGGAAAACATCCGCCGCGTCGCCGAGACGGCGAAACTGATGACGGACGCAGGCCTCATCGTCCTCGTCTCCTTCATCTCGCCCTTCCGCTCCGAACGGCAGATGGCGCGTCAGCTGATGATGGAGGGGGAATTCGTCGAAGTCTTCGTCGACACGCCTCTCGACATCGCCGAAAAGCGCGACCCGAAGGGGCTCTACGCAAAGGCGCGGGCCGGGCAGCTGAAAAATTTCACGGGCATCGATTCGCCCTACCAGGTGCCGGAAAACGCCGAAATCACCGTCGACACGACCTCGGCTTCCCCGGAAGAACTGGCCGACGAGATCATCGCTTACCTGCGCCAGAAAGGCCGATTGAGCTGA
- the cysD gene encoding sulfate adenylyltransferase subunit CysD: MSANLSHLDRLEAESLHIFREVAAECRNPVMLYSIGKDSSVMLHLARKAFHPAPPPFPLLHVDTTWKFRDMYAFRNRMAAEAGMELIVHVNQEGVAAGLNPFDHGANYTRVMKTEGLKQALDRHHFDAAFGGARRDEEKSRAKERIFSFRSKSHGWDPRNQRPEIWRLYNTLIHEGESMRVFPLSNWTELDIWTYIERENIPLVPLYFAAERPVVKRDDQWIMVDDDRMRLMPGEVPQQRLIRFRTLGCYPLTGAVESSATTLAEVVMETMGATQSERGGRAIDREASASMERKKREGYF, translated from the coding sequence ATGTCCGCAAATCTGTCCCACCTTGACCGGTTGGAAGCAGAAAGCCTGCACATCTTCAGGGAAGTGGCAGCCGAATGCCGCAACCCGGTGATGCTGTATTCGATCGGCAAGGATTCGTCGGTCATGCTGCATCTCGCGCGCAAGGCCTTCCATCCGGCTCCGCCTCCCTTCCCGCTTCTGCATGTCGATACAACCTGGAAGTTTCGTGACATGTACGCCTTCCGCAACCGGATGGCCGCCGAGGCGGGCATGGAGCTCATCGTCCATGTCAATCAGGAAGGCGTCGCCGCCGGCCTAAACCCGTTCGACCACGGCGCCAATTACACGCGCGTCATGAAGACGGAGGGTCTGAAGCAGGCGCTCGACAGGCATCATTTCGATGCAGCCTTCGGCGGCGCCCGCCGCGATGAGGAGAAGTCACGTGCCAAGGAGCGGATCTTCTCCTTCCGCTCCAAGAGCCATGGCTGGGATCCGCGCAACCAGCGCCCGGAGATATGGCGCCTCTACAACACCCTCATCCATGAGGGCGAATCGATGCGCGTTTTCCCGCTCTCCAATTGGACCGAGCTCGATATCTGGACCTATATCGAGCGCGAGAACATTCCGCTGGTGCCGCTTTACTTCGCGGCCGAACGGCCGGTCGTGAAGCGCGACGACCAATGGATCATGGTCGATGACGACCGCATGCGGCTTATGCCGGGCGAAGTCCCGCAACAGCGGCTCATCCGTTTCCGCACGCTCGGCTGCTATCCGCTGACCGGCGCTGTGGAATCGTCGGCAACCACACTTGCCGAAGTGGTCATGGAGACGATGGGTGCGACCCAGTCGGAGCGCGGCGGCCGCGCCATCGACCGGGAAGCCTCGGCTTCCATGGAGCGCAAGAAGCGGGAAGGCTATTTCTGA